One Sulfolobus sp. S-194 DNA segment encodes these proteins:
- a CDS encoding ATP-binding cassette domain-containing protein gives MIEYQNVTISYWKWDVIKNLTAKICWKVFIIGKNGSGKTTLIKATVGLLPYKGSIRIDGKEVREIKNYLGLSTNLGEVYNLGYNIDSILDIYSEEMNVDKELFLELLKEVDLDIDLKSPLFKLSTGQSLLLRNILTFSAKPRIILLDEPFENIDPARKIIVAEWIKKFGEEGIITTHNLDILSKFPDYKLYVLSDSSLYGPITVKDFLESSVIEGESEDAILTLQVSGKKVSLVKGKEGMKIGLLGTIDRLYGV, from the coding sequence ATGATTGAGTATCAAAACGTTACAATAAGCTACTGGAAATGGGATGTTATAAAAAATCTAACGGCAAAAATATGTTGGAAAGTATTCATCATAGGTAAAAACGGTTCCGGAAAGACAACACTAATTAAGGCTACTGTTGGTTTATTACCATATAAAGGTTCGATACGTATTGACGGAAAAGAGGTCAGAGAAATTAAGAACTACCTAGGTCTATCTACAAATCTAGGAGAAGTGTATAACCTAGGTTATAACATTGATAGCATATTGGACATCTACTCAGAAGAAATGAACGTGGATAAAGAGCTCTTCTTAGAGTTGTTGAAAGAGGTAGACTTAGACATTGATCTAAAGTCGCCACTCTTCAAGCTTTCAACTGGGCAATCTCTGTTATTGCGCAATATTTTAACTTTCTCAGCAAAGCCAAGGATCATCTTACTTGACGAACCTTTCGAAAACATAGACCCTGCAAGAAAGATTATAGTAGCCGAGTGGATAAAGAAATTTGGAGAAGAAGGAATAATTACAACTCACAACTTGGATATACTAAGCAAGTTCCCAGACTATAAGCTCTATGTTTTATCAGATAGCAGTCTTTATGGTCCTATAACGGTTAAAGACTTCTTAGAGTCTTCAGTGATAGAAGGGGAAAGCGAAGACGCTATTTTAACTTTGCAAGTATCTGGTAAGAAAGTGTCCTTAGTCAAAGGTAAAGAGGGGATGAAAATAGGCTTGTTAGGCACTATAGATAGACTTTACGGGGTGTGA
- a CDS encoding transcriptional regulator, whose translation MSDERKVQTIKEIMDLLKDNSLTTSIRLSILLILYIYGKITFSELLAYTSLKKNTLYVNLQVLADNGLIKYKKTFSLKGIISIVEITPKGREVVEKLFEIIENIKEKEKK comes from the coding sequence ATGAGTGATGAGAGAAAAGTACAAACAATTAAGGAAATTATGGATCTCCTAAAGGATAATTCATTAACTACGAGCATTAGGCTAAGTATACTCCTTATCCTTTATATTTACGGCAAAATCACCTTCAGCGAACTGTTAGCTTATACTTCTTTGAAAAAGAACACTCTTTATGTAAACTTACAAGTTCTAGCAGATAATGGACTGATAAAATATAAAAAGACTTTCTCGCTAAAGGGAATAATTAGTATAGTAGAGATAACGCCTAAAGGTAGGGAAGTAGTAGAGAAATTGTTTGAAATAATTGAGAATATAAAAGAGAAGGAGAAGAAATAG
- a CDS encoding ABC transporter permease: MKSLFIHYIRRLVLKANLSWVLGFLIFWSILSMLLINVYKPSNFREYALYISLGYSSTTLIALSTFAIGIAFAIFFNAQALPFMFKFSKLTPLKYIIAFYSANLLDAEIISIFSILVFIILTKLNGNVVLPSNPGLLIVGIFFEGLFLISIAILIELFSLIKIKMLQYSLFLLYIPMFIAIASYFLYTVYPYSNPILDYANPFLSSMLLTVYSYYGHSLPISARDYNSTLSIPYLFLGILPWVLVLTVVDILLLRKIYLRQAEEQRMF, encoded by the coding sequence ATGAAGAGCCTGTTCATACACTATATAAGAAGACTCGTACTAAAGGCTAATCTAAGTTGGGTATTAGGTTTTCTAATATTCTGGAGCATTCTTTCAATGTTACTTATTAACGTTTATAAGCCTTCAAATTTCAGAGAGTACGCACTTTACATATCTTTAGGATATAGCTCGACTACGTTAATAGCTCTTTCTACATTCGCAATAGGCATAGCATTTGCAATATTCTTTAACGCGCAAGCTTTACCGTTTATGTTTAAGTTCTCTAAATTAACACCACTTAAATATATAATAGCCTTCTATTCAGCAAATCTTCTAGACGCTGAAATTATTAGTATATTCTCAATACTAGTATTTATAATACTTACTAAGTTGAATGGTAATGTTGTCTTGCCGTCAAATCCTGGACTTTTAATAGTAGGCATATTCTTTGAGGGATTGTTCTTAATATCTATAGCCATTCTTATTGAGCTGTTCTCTCTAATTAAAATAAAGATGTTACAATATTCGCTCTTCTTACTTTATATACCAATGTTTATAGCCATAGCCTCATACTTCTTATATACTGTGTATCCTTACAGTAATCCAATATTGGACTATGCAAATCCGTTCTTATCATCAATGCTTTTAACCGTATATTCCTATTATGGTCATAGTTTGCCCATAAGTGCAAGGGACTATAATTCCACACTCTCGATCCCCTATTTATTCCTCGGAATCTTACCGTGGGTTTTGGTACTAACTGTAGTCGATATATTACTGCTAAGAAAAATATATCTAAGACAAGCAGAAGAACAAAGAATGTTCTGA